A DNA window from Streptomyces sp. 71268 contains the following coding sequences:
- a CDS encoding GNAT family N-acetyltransferase, which translates to MNAQVSGYGTGSGARVRPGGEGDLEELTRIYNHYVVRTPITFDTEPFTAEQRRPWLLAHPATGPHRLLVAEAGGALLGYATSSAFRAKPAYATSVETTVYVAPEQVGRGVGRLLYAGLFAALEAEDVHVALAGITVPNEASRRLHERFGFRPVGVYERVGRKFDRFWDVAWFQKPLSPGNADG; encoded by the coding sequence ATGAACGCACAGGTCAGCGGGTACGGTACGGGGTCGGGCGCACGGGTGCGGCCGGGCGGCGAGGGCGACCTCGAAGAGTTGACCCGGATCTACAACCACTACGTCGTCCGGACGCCCATCACCTTCGACACCGAACCCTTCACCGCCGAGCAGCGGCGGCCGTGGCTGCTGGCCCACCCTGCCACGGGGCCGCACCGGCTGCTCGTGGCCGAGGCGGGCGGCGCGCTCCTCGGCTACGCGACCAGCAGCGCCTTCCGTGCCAAGCCGGCGTACGCGACCTCGGTGGAGACCACCGTCTACGTGGCGCCCGAACAGGTGGGGCGCGGCGTCGGACGGCTGCTGTACGCCGGGCTCTTCGCGGCGCTGGAGGCGGAGGACGTCCACGTGGCGCTCGCCGGGATCACCGTGCCGAACGAGGCGTCCCGGCGGCTCCACGAGCGCTTCGGCTTTCGGCCGGTCGGCGTCTACGAGCGCGTGGGGCGCAAGTTCGACAGGTTCTGGGACGTGGCCTGGTTCCAGAAGCCGCTGTCCCCGGGGAACGCGGACGGCTGA
- a CDS encoding carbohydrate ABC transporter permease: MPRRGRRRAARAGQYLALLGYLVFLAFPLLWLLSTAFKPPTELATLHPTWLPERPTLDNFRRAFDEQPLLRAAGNSLLTAGCAAAVSVLIATPMAYVMARHRSALSRAATGWVVVSQAFPFVLVIIPLFLILKEFRLIDEPAGLVLVYVVWSLPFALWMLAGYVRAVPRELEEAAAVDGAGRLRTLVSVTAPLLAPGIVATALFTFITAWNEFFFALVLLKSPEKQTMPVVLTHFIGTEGVADLGPLAAAALLATLPSLVLFAFIQRRITGGLLAGAVKH; encoded by the coding sequence GTGCCCCGGCGCGGCCGACGCCGGGCGGCGCGCGCCGGCCAGTACCTGGCGCTCCTGGGCTACCTGGTCTTCCTGGCCTTCCCGCTGCTGTGGCTCCTCTCCACCGCGTTCAAGCCACCCACCGAACTCGCCACCCTGCACCCGACCTGGCTGCCGGAGCGGCCCACGCTCGACAACTTCCGGCGAGCCTTCGACGAGCAGCCGCTGCTGCGGGCCGCCGGCAACAGCCTGCTCACCGCGGGCTGCGCCGCCGCGGTCTCGGTGCTGATCGCCACGCCGATGGCCTACGTGATGGCCCGGCACCGCTCCGCGCTCTCCCGCGCGGCCACCGGCTGGGTGGTGGTCAGCCAGGCGTTCCCGTTCGTGCTGGTGATCATCCCGCTGTTCCTGATCCTCAAGGAGTTCCGGCTCATCGACGAGCCCGCTGGTCTCGTCCTGGTCTACGTGGTCTGGTCGCTGCCGTTCGCGCTGTGGATGCTCGCCGGGTACGTACGGGCCGTGCCGCGCGAGTTGGAGGAGGCCGCGGCGGTGGACGGGGCGGGCCGGCTGCGCACGCTGGTGTCGGTGACGGCGCCGCTGCTCGCGCCCGGCATCGTGGCCACCGCGCTGTTCACGTTCATCACCGCCTGGAACGAGTTCTTCTTCGCGCTCGTCCTGCTCAAGTCCCCGGAGAAGCAGACCATGCCGGTCGTCCTCACCCACTTCATCGGCACCGAGGGCGTCGCCGACCTCGGCCCGCTGGCCGCCGCCGCGCTGTTGGCGACCCTGCCGTCGCTGGTGCTGTTCGCCTTCATCCAGCGTCGGATCACCGGCGGCCTGCTGGCCGGGGCGGTGAAGCACTGA
- a CDS encoding TetR/AcrR family transcriptional regulator, with translation MTEPPVGRRERKKAATRQAIADAALRLFLERGYDQVSVRDVAEAADVSTTTVFKHFSGKEALVFDQEADREAALVAAVRERPAGRSIPDALRAHVLDTWLPLTADPQLPDFVRLVDTTPALRAYAEHMWTRYTDALGAAIAEECGVPHSDPACTALARFVLEVPTLARGQADRRAAVEAIFDILTRGWQPPRPPGDA, from the coding sequence ATGACCGAGCCCCCCGTCGGCCGCCGCGAACGCAAGAAGGCGGCCACCCGACAAGCCATCGCCGACGCCGCCCTGCGCCTCTTTCTGGAGCGCGGCTACGACCAGGTGAGCGTCCGCGACGTCGCCGAGGCGGCCGACGTGTCGACCACGACGGTGTTCAAGCACTTCAGCGGCAAGGAGGCGCTCGTCTTCGACCAGGAGGCGGACCGCGAGGCGGCGCTCGTCGCGGCCGTACGTGAGCGGCCCGCCGGCCGGAGCATCCCCGACGCCCTCCGCGCGCACGTCCTCGACACCTGGTTGCCGCTCACGGCTGACCCCCAACTGCCCGATTTTGTCCGCCTCGTGGACACCACGCCCGCGCTGCGCGCCTACGCCGAGCACATGTGGACGCGGTACACCGATGCCCTCGGCGCGGCCATCGCCGAGGAGTGCGGCGTGCCCCACTCGGACCCCGCCTGCACGGCCCTGGCGCGGTTCGTCCTGGAGGTCCCGACCCTCGCGCGCGGCCAGGCGGACCGCCGCGCCGCCGTCGAAGCGATCTTCGACATCCTCACCCGGGGCTGGCAGCCACCCCGCCCGCCAGGCGACGCCTGA
- a CDS encoding sugar ABC transporter permease produces MVLPALLPILLLSAGPLLYGIGLAFTDSQSGRTEPTEWIGLLNFRDLRHDTLFWESFRVGLVWAVGVTVPQFLLGLGLALLLSQDLRMRWLARTLAIVPWAMPEVVVGIMWRLVYHSDAGILNETLRDLRLGDGSDWLAGLSTALPAVIVVGVWAGLPQVTVALLAGLQNVPRELREAAAVDGAGAWRRFRTVTWPAIRPIALAISALSFIWNLNSFALVYVLTSGGPGGRTRLPMLFAYEEAFRYGQFGYAAAMGCVLVAVVSVLLAVYLVGRLRGADQ; encoded by the coding sequence CTGGTCCTGCCCGCACTCCTGCCCATCCTGCTGCTGAGCGCGGGACCCCTGCTGTACGGCATCGGCCTCGCGTTCACCGACTCCCAGTCGGGCCGCACCGAACCCACCGAGTGGATCGGCCTGCTCAACTTCCGCGACCTGCGCCACGACACCCTCTTCTGGGAGTCCTTCCGGGTCGGCCTGGTGTGGGCGGTGGGCGTGACGGTGCCGCAGTTCCTCCTCGGGCTCGGGCTCGCCCTGCTGCTCAGCCAGGACCTGCGGATGCGCTGGCTGGCGCGGACGCTGGCGATCGTGCCCTGGGCGATGCCGGAGGTCGTCGTCGGCATCATGTGGCGCCTCGTCTACCACTCCGACGCCGGCATCCTCAACGAGACGCTGCGCGACCTGCGCCTGGGCGACGGCTCCGACTGGCTCGCCGGGCTGTCCACCGCGCTGCCCGCGGTGATCGTGGTGGGCGTCTGGGCGGGGTTGCCACAGGTCACGGTCGCCCTGCTGGCGGGGTTGCAGAACGTACCGCGCGAACTGCGTGAGGCGGCGGCCGTGGACGGCGCCGGCGCCTGGCGCAGGTTCCGCACCGTCACCTGGCCCGCCATCCGCCCCATCGCCCTGGCCATCAGCGCGCTCAGCTTCATCTGGAACCTCAACTCCTTCGCCCTGGTGTACGTGCTCACCAGCGGCGGGCCCGGCGGTCGCACCCGGCTGCCGATGCTCTTCGCGTACGAGGAGGCGTTCCGCTACGGCCAGTTCGGCTACGCGGCGGCCATGGGCTGTGTCCTGGTCGCGGTCGTCTCCGTGCTGCTCGCCGTGTACCTCGTCGGACGGCTGAGAGGAGCGGACCAGTGA
- a CDS encoding aminoglycoside phosphotransferase family protein: MSAGFTEERARRVLAAAGLARTPADARLLALGENAVFALASTVVKVGRESGLWERASREPRVATWLAEHGVPAVRPAEPRALLVDGHPVTVWHRLPPAVRAATPTDLAGLLRRVHALPEPPFALPRRELLGGVERWLRLAGDAIDPADAAYLRARRDGFAQATAELTPHLPPGPLHGDALPRNVHVSADGPVLVDLETFASDLREHDLVVMALTRDRYGLDPAAYAEFTSAYGWDVREWEGCAVLRGARETASCAWVAQHAPGNPSARAEFERRVASLRADDPSVRWFAL; the protein is encoded by the coding sequence GTGAGCGCGGGGTTCACCGAGGAGCGGGCCCGGCGGGTGCTGGCGGCGGCGGGGCTGGCGCGGACGCCGGCCGACGCGCGGCTGCTCGCCCTGGGCGAGAACGCGGTGTTCGCGCTGGCCAGCACCGTGGTCAAGGTGGGGCGCGAGAGCGGGCTGTGGGAACGGGCGAGCCGCGAACCGCGCGTCGCGACCTGGCTCGCCGAGCACGGGGTGCCCGCGGTGCGCCCCGCCGAGCCGAGGGCGCTGCTGGTCGACGGGCACCCGGTCACGGTCTGGCACCGGCTGCCGCCGGCCGTCCGCGCCGCGACCCCGACCGACCTGGCGGGGCTGCTGCGGCGAGTGCACGCGCTGCCGGAGCCCCCGTTCGCGCTGCCGCGCCGCGAGCTGCTGGGCGGCGTGGAGCGGTGGCTGCGGCTGGCCGGGGACGCGATCGACCCCGCCGACGCGGCCTACCTGCGGGCGCGCAGGGACGGTTTCGCGCAGGCCACGGCAGAGCTGACGCCCCATCTGCCGCCCGGCCCGCTGCACGGCGACGCGCTGCCGCGCAACGTGCACGTCAGCGCCGACGGCCCGGTCCTGGTGGACCTGGAGACCTTCGCCAGCGACCTGCGCGAACACGACCTGGTAGTGATGGCTCTCACCCGCGACCGGTACGGGCTCGACCCGGCGGCCTACGCGGAGTTCACCTCGGCCTACGGCTGGGACGTGCGCGAGTGGGAGGGCTGTGCGGTGCTGCGCGGGGCCCGGGAGACGGCGAGCTGCGCCTGGGTCGCGCAGCACGCGCCGGGCAACCCGAGCGCCCGCGCGGAGTTCGAGCGCCGGGTGGCGTCACTGCGCGCGGACGACCCGAGCGTACGGTGGTTCGCGCTGTGA
- a CDS encoding extracellular solute-binding protein — MAGGSYDPARTAPPPRRPSRRRLLGVAGAAGVGALVPGCASGDRGGLRFLSLAWQRESVRANKELVAEWNAAHPRSRVTYVQGSWASVHDQLLTSFEGGEAPDIIHDASDDLADFAYGGYLADLGGLLADRLRREIPPHGWQTATFGGRVYGVPFLQEPRMIMANRRLLAAARVRLPTAREPWTWEEFADAAGRLTRGATYGVAWPLKEPVSATLNLSLSTGGRLFHRGDDGKVTIRYTARDRVVPNAIRDQVVRERSASRATLGMSGADTLPGFFGDRYAMVPLGFSYRQQIVQQAPHGFDWVALPAPAGPGGDQRQGVSPQTLSIAADCRRKEEAMAFVDFLLRPANMVRLARGDWLLPTGTTALADPALRTPRHGWATGTALAGHLRSAPAQSVRGYPEWKDKVATPAFQEFYSGAIDDGELRDRLVSDGNLVLARYQR, encoded by the coding sequence ATGGCGGGAGGCTCGTACGATCCGGCCCGTACGGCACCGCCGCCGCGCCGCCCCTCGCGCCGGCGCCTGCTGGGCGTGGCCGGGGCGGCCGGGGTCGGCGCGCTGGTGCCCGGGTGCGCGAGCGGGGACCGGGGCGGCCTGCGCTTCCTCTCGCTGGCCTGGCAGCGGGAGTCGGTGCGGGCCAACAAGGAGTTGGTCGCGGAGTGGAACGCGGCTCACCCGCGCTCCAGAGTGACCTACGTGCAGGGCAGTTGGGCCAGCGTGCACGACCAACTCCTCACCTCCTTCGAGGGCGGCGAGGCGCCGGACATCATCCACGACGCCTCCGACGACCTCGCGGACTTCGCCTACGGCGGCTACCTCGCCGACCTGGGCGGCCTGCTCGCGGACCGGCTGCGGCGCGAGATCCCGCCGCACGGTTGGCAGACCGCGACGTTCGGCGGGCGGGTGTACGGGGTGCCGTTCCTCCAGGAACCCCGCATGATCATGGCCAACCGGCGGCTGCTGGCCGCCGCCAGGGTGCGGCTGCCCACGGCGCGCGAGCCCTGGACGTGGGAGGAGTTCGCGGACGCCGCCGGGCGGCTCACCCGTGGCGCCACGTACGGGGTGGCCTGGCCGCTCAAGGAGCCGGTCTCCGCGACGCTGAACCTCTCGCTGTCCACCGGCGGCCGGCTGTTCCACCGAGGCGACGACGGCAAGGTCACCATCCGCTACACGGCGCGCGACCGGGTGGTGCCGAACGCCATCCGCGACCAGGTGGTGCGCGAGAGGTCGGCGTCCCGCGCCACCCTCGGTATGAGCGGCGCCGACACCCTGCCGGGCTTCTTCGGGGACCGGTACGCGATGGTGCCGCTCGGCTTCTCGTACCGGCAGCAGATCGTCCAGCAGGCCCCGCACGGCTTCGACTGGGTGGCGCTGCCCGCGCCCGCCGGCCCCGGCGGCGACCAGCGACAGGGCGTCAGCCCGCAGACGCTGTCGATCGCGGCGGACTGTCGCCGCAAGGAGGAGGCGATGGCCTTCGTCGACTTCCTGTTGCGGCCCGCGAACATGGTGCGGCTGGCCCGGGGCGACTGGCTGCTGCCCACCGGCACCACCGCGCTGGCCGACCCGGCGCTGCGCACCCCGCGCCACGGCTGGGCCACCGGCACCGCGCTCGCCGGCCACCTGCGCTCGGCGCCCGCCCAGTCCGTGCGCGGCTACCCGGAGTGGAAGGACAAGGTGGCCACGCCCGCCTTCCAGGAGTTCTACAGCGGCGCGATCGACGACGGTGAACTGCGGGACCGGCTGGTCTCCGACGGAAACCTGGTCCTCGCGCGCTACCAGCGCTGA
- a CDS encoding NAD(P)/FAD-dependent oxidoreductase codes for MHSPAPARARISVIGAGPGGLTCARVLQRHGLAVTVYEREPGPTARDQGGTLDLHVDNGQRALRAAGLLDDFFSLARPEGQEMRQLDPSGSLLFHSAPEAGELLQPEIDRGQLRDLLLGSLEPGTVRWGRALDGISGPADGPRRLRFADGTSVETDLVIGADGAFSRVRPAVSPAVPRYTGVSFLEARFSDVERRHPEIAALVGAGSAAAADGDRGLFAQRNGGDEVRVYLVQRAPIDWIAASGLAADDTAGIRALLLDAYAAWAPRMRRLITDNDGPYVDRPILALPVPHTWPPCPTVTLLGDAAHLMPPLGVGVNLALLDASELALALTSATTVAEAVRAYEETMLPRSVETARALEGGAEHLLSAEVPDFGQAGAAHG; via the coding sequence ATGCACTCCCCAGCACCCGCCCGCGCCAGGATCAGCGTCATCGGCGCCGGGCCCGGCGGCCTGACCTGCGCCCGGGTCCTCCAGCGGCACGGCCTCGCGGTCACCGTGTACGAGCGCGAGCCCGGCCCGACCGCGCGCGACCAGGGCGGCACCCTCGACCTGCACGTCGACAACGGTCAACGCGCCCTGCGCGCGGCCGGCCTGCTCGATGACTTCTTCTCACTGGCCCGGCCCGAAGGGCAGGAGATGCGCCAACTCGACCCGTCGGGGTCGCTGTTGTTCCACTCCGCCCCGGAGGCCGGCGAACTCCTCCAACCGGAGATCGATCGCGGCCAGTTGCGCGACCTGTTACTCGGCTCCCTGGAGCCGGGAACCGTTCGCTGGGGCCGCGCCCTCGACGGGATCAGCGGACCCGCCGACGGACCTCGGCGCCTGCGCTTCGCCGACGGCACGAGCGTCGAAACCGACCTGGTCATCGGCGCCGACGGGGCCTTCTCGCGGGTACGCCCCGCCGTGTCCCCCGCCGTCCCCCGGTACACCGGGGTGAGCTTCCTGGAGGCGCGGTTCTCCGACGTCGAGCGCCGGCACCCCGAGATTGCCGCGCTGGTCGGCGCGGGGAGCGCCGCCGCGGCCGACGGCGATCGCGGCCTGTTCGCCCAGCGCAACGGCGGGGACGAGGTCCGCGTCTACCTCGTCCAGCGGGCCCCGATCGACTGGATCGCCGCGAGCGGCCTGGCCGCCGACGACACCGCCGGCATCCGCGCCCTGCTGCTGGACGCGTACGCCGCCTGGGCGCCCCGGATGCGGCGGTTGATCACCGACAACGACGGGCCCTACGTCGATCGCCCGATCCTCGCTCTCCCGGTGCCGCACACCTGGCCGCCCTGCCCGACGGTGACCCTGCTCGGCGACGCCGCCCACCTCATGCCCCCGCTCGGCGTCGGCGTCAACCTCGCCCTGCTCGACGCCAGCGAACTCGCCCTCGCCCTCACGAGCGCCACCACCGTGGCGGAGGCCGTCCGCGCGTACGAGGAGACCATGCTGCCCCGCTCCGTCGAGACGGCCCGCGCCCTCGAAGGCGGGGCGGAACACCTGCTGTCCGCCGAGGTCCCCGACTTCGGCCAGGCCGGCGCCGCCCACGGCTGA
- a CDS encoding SAV2148 family HEPN domain-containing protein, with protein MSSGGLELPSGEESTPQGGATDAPPGAVSLVRPVEIGAELDWGADAWAEVHTRARRAGRAYIWLNLVEQRLRAVVASVLQPIYEPVHGEDWVVAAAGPAGQEWVQRAVAVREVSRRKGYLLDPADDNVVSFLTLPQLRELLVQHWPCFVPYLDDRRELELALDELEVTRNVVSRNRALSQNVLDQAERASARLLDILGGGTGGPSTDRLPIDAVEDLVGDRYADVVSVHADRVRLQRQLPAEDLFGSARRLDAMGIGLNLLVQNYSGRRLIRLAETGCRTRLLFLNPASSAVRRRERELGMRKGELSRSVEMNILHMRRVRARLRDPGAFEIHVFDETPRVTAYLINGDSADGVGVVQSYLRRARGMEAPVLVLRAGGREREVVRGADTGADNSLFEVYREEFEGAWADSRPVS; from the coding sequence GTGAGCTCGGGCGGGCTGGAGCTGCCATCTGGGGAGGAGAGCACCCCGCAGGGCGGCGCCACCGACGCACCTCCCGGCGCGGTCTCCCTGGTCAGGCCGGTGGAGATCGGAGCGGAACTGGACTGGGGCGCCGACGCGTGGGCCGAGGTGCACACGCGCGCGCGGCGGGCGGGCCGTGCCTATATCTGGCTCAATCTGGTCGAACAGCGGCTGCGCGCGGTGGTGGCCTCGGTGCTGCAACCGATCTACGAGCCGGTGCACGGCGAGGACTGGGTGGTGGCCGCCGCTGGCCCGGCGGGCCAGGAGTGGGTGCAGCGCGCGGTGGCCGTGCGCGAGGTCAGCCGCCGCAAGGGATACCTCCTCGATCCGGCCGACGACAATGTCGTCAGCTTCCTGACGCTGCCGCAGTTGCGCGAACTCCTGGTGCAGCACTGGCCGTGCTTCGTGCCCTACCTGGACGACCGGCGCGAGCTCGAACTCGCGCTCGACGAGCTGGAGGTCACCCGCAACGTCGTCTCGCGCAACCGCGCCCTGTCCCAGAACGTGCTGGACCAGGCGGAGCGCGCCTCGGCCCGGCTGCTCGACATCCTCGGCGGCGGGACCGGCGGCCCCTCGACCGACCGGCTGCCGATAGACGCGGTCGAGGACCTGGTGGGGGACCGGTACGCGGACGTGGTCAGCGTCCACGCCGACCGGGTCCGGCTCCAGCGCCAGTTGCCCGCGGAGGACCTGTTCGGCAGCGCGCGCCGGCTGGACGCCATGGGCATAGGTCTGAACCTGCTCGTACAGAACTACTCGGGTCGCCGCCTGATCCGGCTCGCGGAGACCGGCTGCCGCACGCGGCTCCTCTTCCTCAACCCGGCCAGCAGCGCGGTCCGCCGCCGGGAGCGGGAACTCGGCATGAGGAAGGGCGAGCTCAGCCGCTCCGTGGAGATGAACATCCTGCACATGCGCCGGGTACGGGCCCGGCTGCGGGACCCCGGCGCGTTCGAGATCCACGTCTTCGACGAGACCCCGCGGGTGACCGCGTACCTCATCAACGGTGACTCGGCCGACGGCGTCGGCGTCGTCCAGTCGTACCTGCGCAGGGCCCGCGGCATGGAGGCCCCGGTGCTGGTGCTGCGCGCCGGTGGCCGCGAGCGTGAGGTGGTGCGCGGGGCGGACACGGGCGCCGACAACAGCCTCTTTGAGGTCTACCGCGAGGAGTTCGAGGGCGCCTGGGCGGACTCACGCCCGGTCTCCTGA
- a CDS encoding macrolide family glycosyltransferase: MPTTERAHIAMFSIAAHGHVNPSLEVIRELVARGHRVTYAIPASFAEKVAATGAEPVIYTSTLPMDDEPEAWGTELIDYLEHFLADGMQMLPQLLDAYAGDEPDLVLHDITSYPAPMLAHRWGVPAIQLTPNLVVWDGYEETELAQGFEEMKRTPRGAAYYDRFAAWLAEHDMTHTDPARLVGMPERAIVLIPSALQPHYDKVDTSVFTFVGACQGDRADQGEWHRPAHLDAETKVVLVSLGSAWTKEPAFYRECLAAFGDLPGWYLVLQIGKFVDPAELGPIPDNVEVHSWVPQLSVLRQADAFVTHAGAGGSQEGLASGVPMVAVPLATDQFGNAAMLAELGVARHVPKAEATADTLRAAVLGLVADPEVAAAVHRMRERTAAEGGTEQAADLIEAALPGRAARQD; the protein is encoded by the coding sequence ATGCCGACAACCGAACGCGCCCACATCGCCATGTTCAGCATCGCGGCCCACGGGCACGTCAACCCCAGCCTTGAGGTGATCCGCGAACTCGTCGCCCGCGGCCACCGGGTCACCTACGCCATCCCCGCCTCGTTCGCGGAGAAGGTCGCCGCCACCGGCGCGGAGCCGGTGATCTACACCTCCACCCTGCCGATGGACGACGAACCGGAGGCGTGGGGCACCGAACTCATCGACTACCTGGAGCACTTCCTGGCCGACGGCATGCAGATGCTGCCGCAGCTCCTCGACGCGTATGCCGGTGACGAACCGGACCTGGTGCTGCACGACATCACCTCGTACCCGGCGCCCATGCTGGCCCACCGCTGGGGCGTGCCCGCCATCCAGCTCACGCCGAACCTGGTGGTCTGGGACGGGTACGAGGAGACCGAACTGGCCCAGGGCTTCGAGGAGATGAAGCGCACCCCGCGCGGCGCCGCCTACTACGACCGCTTCGCGGCCTGGCTCGCTGAACACGACATGACGCACACCGACCCGGCCCGGCTGGTCGGGATGCCCGAGCGCGCCATCGTGCTCATCCCCAGCGCCCTCCAGCCGCACTACGACAAGGTCGACACCTCGGTCTTCACCTTCGTCGGCGCCTGCCAGGGGGACCGCGCCGACCAGGGGGAGTGGCACCGCCCGGCGCACCTGGACGCGGAGACCAAGGTGGTGCTCGTCTCGCTGGGCTCCGCCTGGACCAAGGAGCCCGCCTTCTACCGCGAGTGCCTCGCGGCCTTCGGCGACCTGCCCGGCTGGTACCTGGTGCTCCAGATCGGCAAGTTCGTGGACCCCGCCGAACTCGGCCCGATCCCCGACAACGTCGAGGTCCACTCGTGGGTGCCGCAACTGTCCGTCCTGCGCCAGGCCGACGCCTTCGTCACCCACGCCGGGGCCGGCGGCAGCCAGGAGGGGCTGGCCAGCGGCGTGCCGATGGTGGCGGTGCCGCTGGCCACCGACCAGTTCGGCAACGCGGCCATGCTGGCCGAACTCGGCGTGGCCCGGCACGTGCCCAAGGCGGAGGCCACCGCCGACACGCTGCGGGCGGCGGTGCTCGGCCTGGTGGCCGACCCCGAGGTCGCCGCGGCCGTGCACCGCATGCGGGAGCGCACGGCCGCCGAGGGCGGGACCGAGCAGGCCGCCGACCTCATCGAGGCCGCGCTGCCCGGGCGCGCCGCGCGGCAGGACTAG
- a CDS encoding 3'-5' exonuclease, translating to MGWHRELLIGFDLETTGTDPDEARIVTAAVVEVRGGEAVGGREWLADPGIPIPQDAVAVHGITNARAAADGRPAREVVAEIAEVLVAHWRAGTPVVAYNAAFDLSMLAAELRRHGLPSLAERLGRADVGPVIDPYTIDRSVDRYRKGKRTLEAVCGHYGVPLDQAHEARADALAAARVACAVAERHAQVAGLDLWELHRKQVGWYAEWAADFQSWLRRKGTQDAVVDGAWPLRGAPAIAG from the coding sequence ATGGGCTGGCACCGAGAGCTGCTGATCGGCTTCGACCTGGAGACCACGGGCACCGACCCGGACGAGGCACGGATCGTGACGGCGGCGGTCGTCGAGGTCCGGGGCGGGGAAGCGGTGGGCGGCCGGGAATGGCTGGCCGACCCGGGCATCCCGATACCGCAGGACGCCGTCGCCGTGCACGGCATCACCAACGCCCGCGCGGCGGCCGACGGACGGCCGGCCCGCGAGGTGGTGGCCGAGATAGCGGAGGTGCTCGTGGCGCACTGGCGGGCGGGCACACCGGTCGTGGCGTACAACGCGGCGTTCGACCTGAGCATGCTGGCGGCGGAGTTGCGCCGACACGGGCTGCCCTCGCTGGCCGAGCGGCTCGGCCGGGCCGACGTCGGCCCGGTCATCGACCCGTACACGATCGACCGGTCCGTCGACCGCTACCGCAAGGGCAAGCGCACCCTGGAGGCCGTCTGCGGGCACTACGGCGTCCCGCTCGACCAGGCGCACGAGGCCCGGGCGGACGCGCTGGCCGCGGCCCGGGTCGCCTGTGCGGTCGCCGAGCGGCACGCCCAGGTGGCCGGGCTCGACCTGTGGGAGCTGCACCGCAAACAGGTCGGGTGGTACGCGGAATGGGCCGCCGACTTCCAGTCCTGGCTGCGCCGCAAGGGCACCCAGGACGCGGTCGTGGACGGCGCCTGGCCGCTGCGCGGGGCGCCCGCGATAGCCGGCTGA
- a CDS encoding maleylpyruvate isomerase N-terminal domain-containing protein → MDLFSHSWAALRAAVAELPDAAFEQPSGCAGWLVRDLVCHLVIDAQDVLITLATPATTEPTADAVTYWSVTHQPPTGDDPLDALIVRLAAAYEQPNLLTFHLDDVGSAAGRAAELADPDALVSTQDMVLTVADFRTAYVLEWTLHHLDLVAHLPGVAGPPAEALAHCRATLETIAGTAFPASFSDRDVLLVGTGRRAPTEAEVAELGALAERLPFVIG, encoded by the coding sequence GTGGATCTCTTCTCGCACTCCTGGGCGGCGCTGCGCGCGGCGGTCGCCGAACTCCCCGACGCGGCCTTCGAGCAGCCGTCGGGCTGCGCCGGCTGGCTCGTCCGCGACCTCGTCTGCCACCTGGTCATCGACGCGCAGGACGTCCTGATCACCCTCGCCACCCCCGCCACGACGGAGCCGACCGCCGACGCGGTGACGTACTGGAGCGTCACGCACCAGCCGCCGACCGGTGACGACCCGCTCGACGCGCTGATCGTCCGGCTGGCCGCCGCGTACGAACAGCCGAACCTGCTCACCTTCCACCTCGACGATGTCGGCTCCGCCGCCGGGCGCGCGGCCGAGCTCGCCGACCCCGACGCCCTGGTGAGCACCCAGGACATGGTGTTGACGGTGGCCGACTTCCGCACCGCGTACGTCCTTGAGTGGACACTGCACCACCTCGACCTGGTCGCCCACCTCCCCGGCGTCGCGGGCCCGCCCGCCGAGGCTCTCGCGCACTGCCGGGCCACGCTGGAGACGATCGCGGGCACCGCGTTCCCCGCGTCGTTCAGCGACCGGGACGTCCTCCTGGTCGGCACCGGGCGGCGGGCGCCGACGGAGGCGGAGGTGGCCGAACTCGGCGCGCTGGCCGAGCGGTTGCCGTTCGTCATCGGCTGA